A genome region from Apus apus isolate bApuApu2 chromosome 2, bApuApu2.pri.cur, whole genome shotgun sequence includes the following:
- the ARL4A gene encoding ADP-ribosylation factor-like protein 4A yields the protein MGNGLSDQTPILSSLPSFQSFHIVILGLDCAGKTTVLYRLQFNEFVNTVPTKGFNTEKIKVTLGNSKTVTFHFWDVGGQEKLRPLWKSYTRCTDGIVFVVDSVDVERMEEAKTELHKITRISENQGVPVLIIANKQDLRNSLSLSEIEKMLAMSELSSSTPWHLQPTCAIIGDGLKEGLEKLHDMIIKRRKMLRQQKKKR from the coding sequence ATGGGGAATGGACTCTCGGACCAGACGCCCATTCTCTCCAGCCTGCCTTCTTTCCAGAGTTTCCACATTGTCATCTTGGGTCTGGACTGCGCAGGAAAGACTACCGTGCTCTACAGGCTGCAGTTCAATGAGTTTGTCAACACTGTCCCCACTAAAGGATttaatacagagaaaataaaagtgacGCTGGGCAACTCGAAAACGGTCACTTTCCACTTCTGGGATGTGGGCGGCCAGGAGAAGCTAAGGCCGCTGTGGAAGTCATACACAAGGTGCACCGATGGCATTGTGTTTGTGGTGGACTCTGTCGATGTTGAGAGAATGGAGGAAGCCAAAACAGAACTTCATAAAATTACTAGGATATCTGAAAATCAAGGAGTGCCTGTTCTTATCATTGCTAACAAGCAGGACTTGAGGAactccctctccctttctgaAATTGAGAAAATGTTAGCAATGAGTGAGCTTAGTTCTTCGACTCCCTGGCATTTGCAGCCTACCTGTGCAATCATTGGAGATGGACTGAAAGAGGGACTGGAGAAACTACATGATATGATCATTAAGCGAAGGAAAATGTTgaggcagcagaaaaagaagagatga